Proteins encoded in a region of the Mycobacterium branderi genome:
- a CDS encoding nuclear transport factor 2 family protein: MSLSKDDVRRVVDVYLRAWMAQDPDLIVTIFTPTATYHERVLEEPIRGVAGIRDYWRTKVVAEQANIEADLLNLYLDGTTAVAEWEARFDDVVQGHRKLMREVAILEFDGDRIASLREYWASERVD; encoded by the coding sequence ATGAGCTTGTCGAAGGACGACGTGCGCCGGGTTGTCGATGTCTACCTGCGCGCATGGATGGCCCAGGATCCCGACCTGATCGTCACCATCTTCACCCCGACCGCCACCTATCATGAGCGTGTACTCGAGGAGCCGATCCGCGGTGTAGCCGGTATCCGCGACTATTGGAGGACCAAAGTCGTTGCGGAACAGGCGAATATCGAGGCCGACTTGCTCAACCTCTACCTCGACGGGACGACAGCCGTAGCCGAGTGGGAAGCCCGGTTCGACGACGTCGTCCAAGGCCACCGCAAACTGATGCGCGAGGTCGCCATCCTGGAATTCGACGGCGATCGGATCGCCAGTCTGCGCGAGTACTGGGCATCCGAACGCGTCGACTAA
- a CDS encoding cupin domain-containing protein, with protein sequence MSLAWLLQPLTVQTFLDEIWATTHYHVKRCNAGYFERLLQGPSVIDELLEYVRPEPSGVRLVRRGEDKDPASYRLADGSLDLTRVRKDFDDGYTVVLNRLEEYVRAIGSLSHAIEVDLNFPTRVNGYITPPGSAGFVPHYDPHDVLILQIQGSKVWYLSTDAVVPPHEMHRPDSVVTPELSSPTELRLEAGDVLYLPRGRVHGAETQSEPSVHLTVGIHAPTVLTLMTHLLHALSLRDDGVHARLPARYLDDAGVRASLVDVVRDILRTVEDPEVVEEGLGAMEEVLARRGRCPPVGQISNAVGIDGDSLVVKYQPLYSRVVADDGGVGLQFAQLLIKVGPEHEAAMQFMSKSTEPFRVRELPGLSAEQQMALARTLVTTGFLVRLLDD encoded by the coding sequence GGGCGACGACGCACTACCACGTCAAGCGATGCAACGCAGGCTACTTCGAGCGCCTCCTGCAGGGGCCGTCGGTAATCGACGAACTTCTGGAGTATGTCCGGCCAGAGCCATCCGGGGTGCGGCTGGTCCGGCGGGGCGAGGACAAGGATCCTGCCAGCTACCGGCTTGCGGACGGCAGCCTCGATCTGACGCGCGTCCGCAAGGACTTTGACGACGGCTACACGGTCGTCCTCAACCGGCTTGAGGAGTACGTGCGTGCGATCGGGTCGTTGTCGCATGCCATCGAGGTCGATCTGAATTTCCCGACGCGGGTCAACGGCTACATCACGCCGCCCGGGTCAGCCGGCTTCGTTCCTCACTACGACCCTCACGACGTGTTGATACTTCAGATCCAGGGGTCCAAGGTGTGGTACCTGTCCACCGATGCAGTGGTCCCGCCGCACGAGATGCACCGCCCGGATTCGGTTGTCACGCCCGAACTCTCGTCGCCGACCGAGTTGCGCCTGGAAGCCGGCGACGTGCTGTACCTGCCGCGCGGCCGGGTTCACGGGGCTGAGACGCAGTCGGAGCCGTCCGTGCATTTGACCGTGGGAATTCACGCGCCCACCGTGCTGACCCTCATGACCCACCTGCTGCATGCGCTGAGTCTTCGCGACGACGGCGTTCACGCCCGTCTGCCGGCGCGGTACCTGGACGACGCCGGCGTGCGCGCGAGTCTGGTTGACGTCGTACGCGACATCCTCAGAACCGTCGAGGACCCCGAGGTCGTCGAAGAAGGTCTCGGGGCAATGGAGGAGGTTCTGGCCCGGCGTGGCCGCTGCCCACCGGTCGGACAGATCTCGAACGCCGTTGGAATCGACGGAGACTCGCTGGTTGTCAAGTATCAGCCGCTTTATTCGCGGGTGGTGGCCGATGACGGTGGTGTTGGCCTGCAGTTTGCGCAACTGCTGATAAAGGTGGGCCCCGAACACGAAGCCGCGATGCAGTTCATGTCGAAGAGCACCGAGCCATTTCGGGTTCGCGAGCTGCCCGGATTGAGCGCGGAGCAGCAGATGGCGCTGGCCCGCACATTGGTCACGACCGGATTCCTCGTCCGGCTACTCGACGACTGA
- a CDS encoding PPE family protein codes for MTAPIWMASPPEVHSALLSSGPGPESLLAAAGVWNSLSVEYESAATELSSLLAAVQTGAWQGPSAEAYVAAHVPYLAWLMQTSANSAATAAQHETVAAAYTTALAAMPTLGELAANHAMHAVLVATNFFGINTIPIALNEADYARMWVQAATTMTTYHAVTSTAVASTPQTDPAPEIQKSNSNGNSGGSQDEGPGPTDPSWWTERLDKIGSAIWNELTNPNPTNAQVLYQIFTYWIPRWGGEVYLTFAPQLTQLSELSFGLIAPAMPIAGAAGLAGLAGMSQSASVSAPALPEAVAAPAPADIPPVAGVAPAPAPSPVAAPTVSPAPATAPAASTVATTAPPAPPPPGGAGFAYPYVVGPPGVGTGAPMSVRAGAKMKASEPDSSAAAAAAAAREEARQRRRRTMVKQLGRGYEYMDLEPDVTASDQGAGTLGFAGTAQKTSAGQAAGLTTLAGDSTGGPTMPMMPSSWDPDDT; via the coding sequence ATGACCGCGCCGATCTGGATGGCGTCGCCGCCGGAGGTGCATTCGGCGCTGCTGAGCAGCGGACCGGGGCCGGAGTCGTTACTGGCAGCCGCTGGCGTGTGGAATTCGTTGAGCGTCGAATACGAGTCGGCGGCCACCGAACTCAGCTCGCTGTTGGCGGCGGTGCAGACCGGGGCATGGCAGGGCCCCAGCGCGGAAGCGTATGTGGCCGCGCATGTTCCGTATCTGGCGTGGCTGATGCAGACCAGCGCGAACAGTGCGGCGACGGCCGCCCAGCATGAGACGGTGGCGGCCGCCTACACCACCGCGCTGGCGGCCATGCCGACACTGGGCGAGCTGGCTGCCAACCACGCCATGCATGCGGTGTTGGTGGCGACGAATTTCTTTGGGATCAACACCATCCCGATCGCGCTCAACGAGGCCGACTATGCGCGGATGTGGGTGCAGGCGGCCACCACGATGACGACATATCATGCGGTGACCAGTACTGCGGTGGCGTCGACGCCGCAAACCGACCCTGCGCCGGAAATCCAGAAATCCAACAGCAACGGCAACTCCGGCGGAAGCCAAGACGAGGGGCCGGGCCCCACCGATCCGAGTTGGTGGACGGAGCGGTTGGACAAGATCGGCTCCGCTATCTGGAATGAGCTGACGAATCCAAATCCGACCAACGCCCAGGTGCTCTATCAGATTTTCACGTATTGGATTCCGCGCTGGGGAGGCGAGGTGTATCTCACGTTCGCCCCGCAGCTGACGCAACTATCGGAGCTCTCGTTCGGCTTGATCGCACCCGCCATGCCTATCGCGGGTGCGGCGGGCCTGGCCGGGCTGGCCGGCATGTCGCAATCCGCTTCCGTCTCGGCGCCCGCCCTTCCGGAGGCGGTGGCGGCCCCGGCGCCGGCCGACATCCCGCCGGTCGCCGGAGTTGCGCCCGCACCCGCGCCTTCGCCCGTCGCCGCCCCGACCGTGTCCCCGGCACCCGCGACCGCGCCCGCGGCGAGCACCGTCGCGACCACCGCCCCGCCGGCACCGCCTCCGCCCGGCGGGGCGGGTTTCGCCTACCCGTATGTGGTGGGTCCGCCCGGGGTGGGGACCGGCGCGCCGATGAGCGTCCGCGCCGGCGCCAAAATGAAGGCGTCTGAGCCTGACTCGTCCGCCGCTGCGGCCGCGGCGGCGGCGCGGGAAGAGGCGCGCCAGCGCAGGCGCCGAACCATGGTGAAGCAACTGGGCAGGGGTTACGAATACATGGATCTGGAGCCCGACGTGACAGCCTCGGATCAGGGTGCGGGAACGCTGGGGTTCGCCGGTACCGCGCAGAAGACCAGTGCCGGGCAAGCGGCGGGGTTGACCACGTTGGCCGGCGATTCGACCGGCGGGCCGACCATGCCGATGATGCCCAGCAGCTGGGATCCCGACGACACTTAG